The following are encoded in a window of Pristis pectinata isolate sPriPec2 chromosome 1, sPriPec2.1.pri, whole genome shotgun sequence genomic DNA:
- the lypd6 gene encoding ly6/PLAUR domain-containing protein 6, giving the protein MEARPGLAWVLLLSLIAECLKLVQSREFTVKDIIYLHPSTTPYPGGFKCFTCENAADNYECNRWAPDVYCPRETQYCYTRHKMNANGDSSLVTKRCVSLKDCLSVGCTQPDNEGYKVCTSCCEGTICNLPLPRNTSQAVFATLSPINQTTRHSLHSAMTLTCISLLLLLIE; this is encoded by the exons ATGGAAGCCCGGCCTGGATTGGCCTGGGTCTTGCTGCTGAGCCTCATTGCTGAGTGTCTGAAGCTGGTCCAGTCTCGGGAGTTCACAGTGAAAGATATCATCTACCTCCATCCTTCAA CAACACCCTATCCTGGTGGGTTCAAATGTTTTACATGTGAAAATGCAGCAGATAATTATGAGTGCAACCGCTGGGCTCCAGACGTCTACTGTCCAAGAG AAACACAATACTGTTACACAAGGcacaaaatgaatgcaaatggCGACAGTTCATTGGTTACAAAGCGGTGTGTATCATTGAAGGACTGTTTATCTGTGGGATGCACACAACCTGATAATGAAGGATACAAG GTCTGCACCTCATGTTGTGAAGGGACAATCTGTAACCTCCCATTACCTAGAAACACCTCCCAGGCAGTATTTGCAACATTATCTCCTATAAATCAAACAACTCGACATTCGCTTCACTCTGCAATGACTTTAACGTGCATTAGTCTTCTCTTGTTGCTTATTGAATAG